A genomic window from Pungitius pungitius chromosome 12, fPunPun2.1, whole genome shotgun sequence includes:
- the LOC119220240 gene encoding interferon-induced very large GTPase 1-like has product MEEDNNNKAAAGRESVPSAANKRGTLDMDASGSKDVKSVKDFGEINMKKQHQRQTETLLGRLHLQEKLQQKLSPADFLKVGPPVKQDNEVSEKDLAYTFLQRLMMLDYRARYIPVRQDRPEVSNSTPAREIVTDDTDDDDFDAFCSPNSDFDQSNLKTHVHPMDVQMAVFHCSDSFFKQNMITKLSQCQYALPLLVPDPVTMDIECPLWTFKQIRKTWKITEMKDDTNTVTMKSMPICKAETPMVSFLRLGSPSLSKSQLMNTLINERHNTFFHRNCPGSTKSRHLMDGVAEIAWYCPAGKPNDAFTDCIAFCNLHGDALSFEKQCEILTDKSSVNVVLVPTLEKNDKISAVISALYKCAKPLICLIADSDGGAVQMKKGKYKMGLNNRSQSEVSEELRKIIGKILSASHSFFQLESMNDVSGIKVDEEDTVCRKGKSAAMKIVELLQGIEVSKIKDTYLPCQGQLWKEWSKIHKELYRLKGNIENDKDQKEQKLKEKRQEQVTVSFSKPMKMFIESLSTLSGNEKDYFLKWIQILIDALSTDDLSSILQTYDTKWAEVLALKKKHDKTELLKEKQTELDKISTKLQSATFGLEHIFREMGQIYEAHASLQKLTKRGPTDWSKYPELVAELMISGHPMELMDGDAGHVPLTWISSLLEEVIKKLGDKRVFVLSVLGIQSSGKSTMLNAMFGLQFAVSAGRCTKGAFMQLVEVSEEIKKNFKFDYVLVVDTEGLRALELEGNATLHHDNELATFVVGLGNMTLINIFGENPAEMQDVLQIVVQAFMRMKKIKLSPSCVFVHQNVTDIGAAEKNMDGKRRLQEKLDDMAKLAAKEEGCDAEFFSDVIAFDVQKDVKYFAQLWEGSPPMAPPNPGYSESVQELKTIILSKAKECAGIPLSHFRSKIQDLWKALMNEQFVFSFKNTLEIAVYRKLEVKYGNWTWKLRSNMLDIENELHTEIQNRKRDTVELTYLNEKCNITFGEIKKEMKNYFDADRDKDMLVQWRGRFEDKIKDFRDELVKGVKRKLEEVIQQKKACKKLDDKKTEFENNLLQKSKELAHKLKDQAKNDQELEKQFNSVWSGLVRQLTADTKPIEDINYDEDQSTVLQELGFEWSLVKDCKISGKYKTMSHAGDYADYVSLTTKIKNFFKGPFQDEEQPLIRYLIDDVEKQTIDQIKQRPVASRGYSLSYLQEVANTVKQKVTEFELKRKYSLKKEFTVDLSLYVFHRAWTWLSECHKEFKMNNDAHSYVDSKKMQYYRVFQNFCKGSSSAVVLGELICDKLKSAVFEAVSNKVAKDLTDTMKSSFPAFNGNRSNLEKHVLKSLAKKGDFDSFITYIQQPRNQTETYIREEVQKYISTNKGKETGVKILRKNLDDIKNLVSLDLYNATDNVKASSGDPDMWMKEFSNLLQDNLTFNTICCKNFSDLSSFDFLKEEIEKGLDSIVKELRSLSLDEMDKFRMKPDQILIDQLCNCCWVKCPFCAAVCTNTLKDHSPDKHNVPFHRPAGITGIHWKGTNELDIDFCTTSVASDISFFPSHDSEVSIPFKEYHKGGEKYASWEITPDESKLAYWKWFVCKFRNELENHYKMKFQGRGEIPSAWKNHDEQEAIDSLDKL; this is encoded by the exons ATGGAGGAAGACAACAataacaaagcagcagcaggacgagAGTCCGTACCATCTGCAGCCAATAAGAGAG GTACCTTGGATATGGATGCAAGTGGGAGCAAAGACGTG AAGTCAGTGAAGGATTTTGGAGAGATCAACATGAAGAAACAACACCAGAGACAAACTGAAACACTGCTTGGAAGACTTCACCTTCAAGAGAAATTGCAACAGAAACTGTCCCCAGCAGACTTTCTTAAAGTAGGTCCACCTGTGAAACAGGACAATGAGGTATCTGAGAAAGATTTAGCTTATACTTTTCTTCAGAGGTTGATGATGTTAGACTACAGAGCCAGATATATTCCTGTAAGACAAGACAGACCTGAGGTGAGCAACTCAACCCCTGCTAGAGAGATTGTCACTGATGACACTGACGATGATGACTTTGATGCTTTTTGCAGCCCCAATAGTGACTTTGATCAATCTAATCTCAAGACTCACGTGCATCCCATGGATGTTCAGATGGCAGTGTTTCACTGCTCAGACAGCTTTTTTAAGCAGAACATGATAACAAAGCTCTCCCAGTGTCAGTACGCCTTACCTTTGCTTGTTCCTGACCCAGTAACAATGGATATTGAATGTCCTCTGTGGACATTCaaacaaataagaaaaacatgGAAGATAACTGAGATGAAAGATGACACAAACACGGTCACCATGAAGAGTATGCCCATCTGCAAAGCTGAGACACCCATGGTCTCATTTCTCCGCTTGGGTTCACCTTCTCTGTCTAAATCTCAGCTGATGAACACTTTGATCAACGAGCGTCACAACACCTTCTTCCACAGAAACTGCCCAGGTAGCACCAAGTCTCGCCACCTGATGGATGGTGTTGCAGAGATTGCCTGGTACTGCCCCGCTGGGAAACCCAACGATGCCTTCACTGACTGCATTGCCTTCTGTAATCTTCATGGTGATGCCCtgtcatttgaaaaacagtgtGAAATACTGACTGACAAATCTTCAGTCAATGTGGTACTTGTACCAACTctggaaaaaaatgataaaatcaGTGCAGTGATCTCGGCCCTTTACAAGTGCGCAAAACCTCTCATTTGTCTCATCGCTGATAGCGATGGTGGTGCTGTGCAgatgaaaaagggaaaatacaaAATGGGTTTAAACAACAGAAGCCAGTCAGAAGTTTCTGAAGAACTAAGAAAAATTATTGGGAAGATTTTGTCTGCATCTCATTCATTCTTCCAGCTTGAATCTATGAATGACGTTTCTGGAATCAAAGTGGATGAAGAAGACACAGTCTGCCGAAAAGGGAAATCTGCTGCAATGAAAATTGTGGAATTGCTTCAGGGGATTGAAGTTTCAAAGATCAAAGACACATATCTCCCTTGTCAAGGTCAACTGTGGAAGGAATGGAGCAAAATCCACAAAGAACTGTATCGCCTCAAAGGAAACATTGAAAACGACAAAGATCAAAAGGAACAGAAACTGaaggaaaaaagacaagaacaaGTCACTGTTTCCTTCAGTAAACCAATGAAAATGTTCATTGAAAGCCTCTCAACTTTGTCAGGAAATGAAAAAGATTACTTCTTGAAATGGATTCAGATCTTAATAGATGCCCTCTCCACAGACGACCTCTCTTCAATTCTCCAAACCTATGATACAAAGTGGGCTGAGGTCTTGGCCTTGAAGAAGAAGCATGACAAGACTGAACttctgaaagaaaagcaaactgAGCTTGataaaatatcaacaaaatTACAGTCAGCCACTTTTGGCTTGGAGCACATCTTCAGAGAAATGGGACAGATCTATGAAGCCCATGCATCTCTGCAGAAACTCACAAAGAGGGGACCGACTGACTGGTCTAAATACCCTGAGCTGGTTGCAGAGCTGATGATATCAGGACACCCAATGGAGCTGATGGATGGTGATGCAGGTCATGTACCTCTAACGTGGATCTCCAGTCTTTTAGAGGAAGTCATCAAGAAACTAGGTGACAAGAGAGTCTTTGTTCTGTCAGTGTTAGGCATACAAAGCAGTGGAAAATCAACAATGCTGAACGCCATGTTTGGGCTCCAGTTTGCAGTGAGTGCTGGCAGGTGCACCAAAGGTGCCTTCATGCAGCTGGTCGAAGTGTCCGAGGAGATAAAGAAAAACTTTAAGTTTGACTACGTGCTAGTGGTGGACACTGAAGGACTGCGTGCTCTTGAGTTGGAAGGTAACGCCACTCTTCATCACGACAATGAACTGGCAACATTTGTTGTTGGTCTGGGGAACATGACACTGATCAACATCTTTGGAGAGAATCCAGCTGAGATGCAAGATGTTCTGCAGATTGTTGTTCAGGCTTTCATGAGGATGAAGAAGATTAAACTTTCCccaagttgtgtgtttgttcaccaGAATGTTACAGATATTGgtgctgcagagaaaaacatgGATGGAAAGAGACGGCTGCAAGAAAAACTGGACGACATGGCCAAACTAGCAGCCAAAGAAGAGGGTTGTGATGCAGAGTTCTTCAGTGACGTCATTGCATTTGATGTGCAGAAAGATGTGAAATACTTTGCCCAGCTTTGGGAGGGAAGTCCTCCTATGGCTCCTCCGAATCCAGGTTATAGTGAGAGTGTCCAAGAGCTGAAGACCATCATCCTCTCCAAAGCCAAAGAGTGTGCTGGGATCCCTCTCTCACATTTCAGAAGCAAAATTCAGGACCTGTGGAAAGCCCTGATGAACGAACAGTTTGTTTTCAGCTTCAAAAACACACTTGAAATTGCAGTGTACAGAAAACTTGAAGTTAAATATGGGAACTGGACCTGGAAACTGAGGAGCAACATGCTAGACATTGAGAACGAGCTTCATACCGAAATTCAAAATAGAAAACGTGACACGGTTGAACTTACGTAccttaatgaaaaatgtaacatAACCTTTGGtgaaatcaaaaaagaaatgaaaaattacTTTGATgctgacagagacaaagacatgtTGGTTCAGTGGCGAGGACGATTTGAAGACAAAATCAAAGACTTTCGTGATGAACTAGTGaaaggagtgaaaagaaaactGGAAGAAGTCATCCAACAGAAAAAGGCTTGTAAAAAGCTTGATGATAAGAAGACAGAGTTTGAGAACAACCTGCTACAAAAGAGCAAAGAACTTGCTCATAAGTTGAAGGACCAGGCAAAAAATGATCAGGAACTTGAAAAGCAGTTCAATTCTGTCTGGAGTGGCTTAGTTAGACAACTAACTGCAGATACAAAACCTATTGAGGACATCAACTATGATGAAGATCAGTCAACTGTCCTTCAGGAACTGGGTTTTGAATGGTCTCTTGTTAAGGACTGCAAAATTAGTGGCAAGTACAAAACAATGTCACATGCTGGTGATTACGCTGATTATGTCTCCCTCactaccaaaataaaaaatttcTTTAAGGGGCCTTTTCAGGATGAAGAACAGCCATTGATCAGATACCTGATTGACGATGTTGAAAAACAGACCATAGACCAAATCAAGCAAAGACCTGTTGCTTCAAGAGGCTACAGTTTATCTTATCTGCAGGAAGTTGCCAAcactgtaaaacaaaaagtgaCTGAATTTGAATTAAAGAGGAAGTATTCTCTAAAGAAGGAGTTCACAGTTGATCTCTCATTGTATGTGTTTCACAGAGCATGGACGTGGCTTTCAGAATGCCACAAGGAGttcaaaatgaacaatgatGCACATTCTTATGTAGACAGcaaaaaaatgcaatattaCAGAGTTTTCCAAAACTTCTGCAAAGGAAGTTCATCTGCTGTTGTGCTTGGAGAACTGATCTGTGACAAGCTGAAGAGCGCCGTTTTCGAGGCCGTCTCCAACAAGGTCGCCAAAGATCTAACTGATACCATGAAGAGCAGTTTCCCAGCATTCAATGGGAACAGGTCGAACTTGGAGAAACATGTGTTAAAGTCACTTGCAAAGAAAGGAGACTTTGATAGTTTTATTACCTACATCCAACAACCAAGGAACCAAACAGAGACGTATATAAGAGAAGAAGTACAGAAATACATCTccacaaacaaaggaaaagagacTGGCGTGAAAATACTCAGGAAAAATTTGGACGACATAAAAAATCTTGTGAGTCTAGATTTATATAATGCAACAGACAACGTCAAGGCCAGCAGTGGAGACCCAGACATGTGGATGAAGGAATTTTCCAATTTGCTACAAGATAATCTAACATTCAACACCATTTGTTGTAAAAACTTCAGTGACTTGAGCTCTTTTGACTTTCTCAAAGAAGAGATAGAGAAAGGTCTTGATTCCATCGTAAAGGAGCTGAGAAGCCTCTCACTGGATGAAATGGACAAATTCAGGATGAAGCCTGATCAAATCCTCATTGATCAGCTTTGTAACTGCTGCTGGGTAAAGTGTCCATTCTGTGCAGCTGTTTGTACCAACACACTGAAAGATCACAGTCCTGACAAACACAACGTCCCTTTCCATCGCCCTGCTGGGATTACAGGAATTCACTGGAAAGGCACAAACGAGCTGGACATTGATTTCTGCACAACATCTGTTGCTAGTGATATCAGTTTCTTTCCCAGTCATGATTCAGAAGTCAGTATTCCTTTTAAAGAGTATCAcaaggggggggagaaatacgCTTCATGGGAGATTACTCCTGATGAGTCTAAACTGGCATACTGGAAATGGTTTGTCTGCAAATTTCGAAATGAACTGGAAAACCACTACAAGATGAAGTTCCAGGGCAGAGGAGAAATTCCCAGTGCTTGGAAAAATCATGATGAACAAGAAGCTATTGACAGTTTGGATAAACTGTAA